In Mycobacterium sp. JS623, one genomic interval encodes:
- a CDS encoding VOC family protein, with the protein MEILASRMLIRPADYERSLRFYRDELGLAIARDYGAGTVFYAGQSLIELAGHGTPCAGGTMWLQVRDVYATERELTDRGVEIAREAKQEPWGLHEMHVVDPDGVLLIFVQVPENHPLRRDTRS; encoded by the coding sequence ATGGAGATCCTGGCCAGCCGGATGCTCATTCGGCCGGCCGACTACGAGCGGTCGCTGCGGTTCTACCGCGACGAGCTCGGCCTTGCGATTGCGCGCGACTACGGCGCGGGCACGGTGTTCTACGCCGGTCAGTCGCTGATCGAACTCGCGGGCCATGGCACGCCGTGTGCGGGCGGCACAATGTGGCTACAGGTCCGTGACGTCTACGCGACCGAGCGGGAACTCACGGACCGCGGCGTCGAGATCGCCCGCGAGGCAAAGCAAGAGCCGTGGGGACTACATGAAATGCATGTCGTCGACCCCGATGGGGTTCTGTTGATCTTCGTCCAGGTGCCTGAGAACCACCCCTTGCGGCGCGACACCAGAAGCTGA
- a CDS encoding inorganic phosphate transporter: MSAEMIILVLLIATALAFDFTNGFHDTGNAMATSIATGALKPKTAVLLAGVLNLVGAFLSVEVAVTVTTSVLKVQDGKSGHLLPNITPSMGLTIIFAGLIGGILWNLLTWLFGIPSSSSHALFGGLIGAGLAALGTAGVNWSGITSKVLIPAIAAPVIACVVAACGTWLVYRITRSVMVKRREEGFRWGQIATASLVALSHGTNDAQKTMGVIALALITTGHLTGDVKKDGLPFWIIFSCALAIGLGTYIGGWRVIRTLGKGLVEIESPQGLAAEASSAAIILSSSAAGMALSTTHVATGSILGSGVGKPGAEVRWAVAGRMVVAWLVTLPAAALVGALSYWISEGIESVTGSDLVGDGVIFLILVALSGYMYWRAQQQKVDSKNVNADWDDSTNSVVPAEVREAAKAPKDTAAV; this comes from the coding sequence ATGAGCGCAGAGATGATCATCCTGGTGCTGCTGATTGCGACAGCACTGGCATTCGACTTCACCAATGGATTCCACGACACCGGCAATGCCATGGCGACCTCGATTGCCACCGGTGCCCTCAAGCCGAAGACCGCGGTGCTGTTGGCCGGCGTGCTGAACCTCGTCGGCGCGTTCCTCTCGGTCGAGGTCGCCGTCACCGTCACCACGTCGGTGCTGAAGGTGCAAGACGGCAAGAGCGGGCACTTGCTCCCGAACATCACCCCGTCGATGGGTCTGACGATCATCTTCGCCGGCCTCATCGGCGGCATTCTCTGGAACCTGCTCACCTGGCTGTTCGGTATCCCGTCCAGCTCGTCGCATGCGTTGTTCGGTGGCCTGATCGGCGCCGGCCTCGCTGCCCTAGGGACCGCGGGTGTGAACTGGAGTGGCATCACCTCCAAGGTGCTGATCCCCGCGATTGCCGCTCCCGTGATCGCCTGCGTCGTCGCGGCCTGCGGCACCTGGCTGGTGTACCGAATCACCCGGAGTGTCATGGTAAAGCGCCGTGAAGAGGGATTCCGCTGGGGCCAGATCGCAACCGCCTCGCTTGTGGCGCTGTCGCATGGCACCAACGATGCGCAGAAGACGATGGGCGTCATCGCGCTCGCGCTGATCACCACCGGCCATCTGACTGGCGACGTGAAGAAGGACGGCCTGCCGTTCTGGATCATCTTCAGCTGCGCCCTCGCTATCGGTCTCGGTACCTACATCGGTGGTTGGCGCGTAATCCGCACTCTCGGAAAGGGTCTCGTCGAGATCGAGTCGCCACAGGGGCTGGCCGCCGAGGCGTCGTCGGCCGCGATCATCCTCAGCTCCAGTGCCGCAGGCATGGCGCTGTCCACCACTCACGTCGCGACCGGTTCGATCCTGGGCAGCGGCGTCGGCAAGCCGGGCGCCGAGGTGCGCTGGGCCGTCGCCGGCCGCATGGTCGTCGCGTGGCTGGTCACCCTGCCCGCGGCGGCACTCGTTGGCGCGCTGTCGTATTGGATCTCGGAGGGCATCGAGTCGGTGACCGGTTCGGACCTCGTCGGTGACGGCGTCATCTTCCTGATCCTGGTCGCTCTGTCGGGCTACATGTATTGGCGCGCCCAGCAGCAGAAGGTCGACAGCAAGAACGTCAACGCCGATTGGGACGACTCGACCAACTCGGTTGTACCCGCCGAGGTCCGCGAGGCCGCCAAGGCCCCCAAGGACACCGCGGCGGTCTAG
- a CDS encoding 1,4-dihydroxy-2-naphthoyl-CoA synthase: protein MSDNPFDPSLWQPVDGFELTDITYHRHVLDGKPQPTVRVAFDRPEVRNAFRPHTVDELYRVLDHARMWPEVGVILLTGNGPAPKDGGWAFCSGGDQRIRGRSGYQYASGETAETVDPARAGRLHILEVQRLIRFMPKVIICLVNGWAAGGGHSLHVTCDLTLASREHARFKQTDADVGSFDGGYGSAYLAKQVGQKFAREIFFLGRPYTAEQMHAMGAVNEVVDHVDLEKVGLEWAAAINGKSPQAIRMLKYAFNLSDDGLVGQQLFAGEATRLAYMTDEAVEGRDAFLQKRDPDWTPFPRYF, encoded by the coding sequence ATGAGCGACAACCCTTTTGACCCCTCGCTGTGGCAGCCCGTCGACGGTTTCGAGCTGACCGACATCACCTACCACCGGCATGTGCTCGACGGGAAGCCGCAGCCGACGGTGCGCGTCGCCTTCGATCGACCGGAGGTGCGCAACGCATTTCGGCCGCACACCGTCGACGAGCTGTACCGCGTGCTCGACCATGCCCGGATGTGGCCGGAGGTCGGCGTGATTCTGCTGACCGGCAACGGCCCCGCGCCCAAGGACGGCGGGTGGGCATTCTGCTCCGGCGGCGACCAACGCATCCGAGGCCGCAGCGGATATCAGTACGCATCCGGAGAGACGGCCGAGACGGTCGATCCCGCCCGCGCGGGCCGGCTGCACATCCTCGAAGTGCAACGGCTGATCCGGTTCATGCCGAAGGTCATCATCTGTCTGGTCAATGGGTGGGCCGCCGGCGGCGGGCACAGCCTGCACGTGACGTGCGACCTCACGCTGGCCAGCCGCGAACACGCCCGGTTCAAGCAAACCGACGCCGACGTCGGCAGCTTCGACGGCGGTTATGGCAGTGCATATTTGGCGAAACAGGTGGGCCAGAAGTTCGCACGCGAGATCTTCTTTCTCGGCAGGCCGTATACCGCCGAGCAGATGCACGCGATGGGCGCGGTCAACGAGGTCGTCGACCACGTCGATCTGGAGAAGGTTGGGCTGGAATGGGCGGCCGCGATCAACGGCAAATCGCCACAGGCGATCCGCATGCTCAAGTATGCCTTCAACCTGAGCGACGACGGGCTGGTCGGCCAGCAGCTATTCGCCGGTGAGGCAACGCGTTTGGCCTACATGACCGACGAGGCCGTCGAGGGGCGCGACGCGTTTCTGCAGAAGCGTGACCCGGACTGGACACCGTTCCCCCGCTACTTCTGA
- a CDS encoding nitroreductase family deazaflavin-dependent oxidoreductase — MSDSERIRPPWWLKYVNKVMIGMQRLGIRFGPVVLTVPGRKSGKPRSTPVTPMTVDGKEYIVGGLPGSDWSANVRAAGEGTLQRGRHTSRVRLVEMSSEEARPLLREFPIKVPSGVGFIKNAGLVTGPNPDEFKALAGRCPVFRLDPVST, encoded by the coding sequence ATGTCCGACAGTGAGCGCATCCGACCGCCCTGGTGGTTGAAGTACGTCAACAAGGTGATGATCGGGATGCAACGCCTCGGCATCAGATTCGGCCCCGTCGTGCTGACGGTGCCCGGCCGCAAGAGCGGCAAGCCTCGCTCGACACCCGTGACGCCGATGACCGTCGACGGCAAGGAGTACATCGTCGGCGGCCTGCCCGGCTCGGATTGGTCGGCCAATGTGCGTGCCGCGGGCGAAGGAACGCTGCAACGCGGCCGCCACACCTCGCGGGTGCGGTTGGTCGAGATGTCCAGCGAGGAGGCCCGACCGCTGCTTCGCGAGTTTCCGATCAAGGTGCCCAGCGGCGTCGGCTTCATCAAGAACGCGGGTCTGGTCACCGGACCCAATCCCGACGAATTCAAAGCGCTGGCAGGCCGTTGCCCGGTGTTCCGCCTGGATCCGGTGAGCACATGA
- a CDS encoding long-chain-fatty-acid--CoA ligase: MPHPDIATIADIVRVHAAERPDAVALVVGDSTITFAELDARSSQAAQAFSAAGVGYGDRVAFIEKNGAEFFEVVCGLAKLGAVAVPVNWRLAAPEMLHIVEDAQAKVVVAGSQFFDHVEAIEDRLTASIVAVGDHARWPDFDTWVSSQPAEDPGVTTESDDVAFLMYTSGTTGPPKGVMLSNNNYFSKATGIADKWRFDSESVSLAVMPMFHMAGSGWALVGLAEGCTTVVLRDVDPPVILDAIARHRITNMLLVPAVIQMLLATPSDTDFSSVRAIVYGASPITDDVLVKGLKRFGCEFLQVYGLTETTGSITQLDDHDPLLRPGLLRSCGKPYPWVEVRIVDKTGVGVPEGTVGELWTRSSQNMLGYWNNPDATAATVTPDGWLKTGDAGYRDAEGYIYLHDRVKDMIVSGGENISPAEVENVLMAHPAVGDVAVIGVPDEKWGEAVKAIVVPAADTKPSEAELIAYARHRLAGFKLPKSVGFASALPRTPSGKLLKRTLREPYWEGVGRRIG; encoded by the coding sequence ATGCCGCATCCCGATATCGCCACGATCGCCGACATCGTGCGGGTGCACGCGGCCGAACGGCCCGACGCCGTCGCCCTCGTCGTCGGCGACAGCACGATCACCTTCGCCGAGCTCGACGCCCGCTCGAGCCAAGCTGCACAGGCGTTTTCGGCCGCCGGCGTTGGGTACGGCGACCGGGTGGCGTTCATCGAAAAGAACGGAGCGGAGTTCTTCGAAGTCGTCTGCGGGCTGGCCAAACTCGGAGCCGTCGCCGTGCCGGTGAATTGGCGCCTGGCCGCACCCGAGATGTTGCACATCGTCGAGGATGCGCAAGCGAAGGTGGTTGTCGCCGGCTCGCAGTTCTTCGACCACGTGGAGGCCATCGAGGACCGGCTCACGGCGTCTATCGTGGCCGTCGGCGACCACGCTCGCTGGCCGGACTTCGACACCTGGGTGTCCAGTCAACCCGCCGAAGATCCCGGCGTCACAACGGAATCCGATGATGTTGCGTTCCTCATGTACACCTCGGGAACCACCGGGCCGCCCAAGGGCGTCATGCTGAGCAACAACAACTATTTCAGCAAGGCCACCGGCATCGCGGACAAGTGGCGGTTCGATTCCGAGAGCGTGAGCCTCGCCGTGATGCCGATGTTCCACATGGCAGGCTCGGGTTGGGCGTTGGTGGGGCTCGCTGAGGGCTGTACCACGGTGGTGCTGCGCGATGTCGATCCGCCCGTGATTCTCGATGCCATTGCGCGGCACCGTATTACCAACATGCTTCTGGTGCCCGCCGTGATCCAGATGCTGCTTGCCACGCCCAGCGACACCGACTTCTCGAGCGTGCGGGCGATTGTCTACGGCGCCTCGCCGATCACCGACGACGTTCTGGTCAAGGGGCTGAAGCGGTTTGGTTGCGAGTTCCTCCAGGTGTACGGATTGACCGAAACCACCGGCTCTATCACACAACTCGACGACCACGATCCACTGTTGCGGCCCGGGCTGTTGCGCTCCTGCGGCAAGCCCTACCCGTGGGTGGAGGTGCGCATCGTCGACAAGACGGGCGTCGGCGTCCCGGAGGGCACCGTCGGCGAGCTGTGGACCCGGTCCTCCCAGAACATGCTGGGCTACTGGAACAATCCCGATGCGACGGCCGCGACCGTCACGCCCGATGGCTGGCTGAAGACCGGAGACGCCGGCTACCGCGATGCCGAGGGCTACATCTATCTGCATGACCGCGTGAAGGACATGATCGTCTCGGGCGGTGAGAACATATCGCCGGCCGAAGTGGAGAACGTGCTGATGGCACACCCCGCTGTCGGTGACGTCGCGGTCATCGGCGTCCCTGACGAGAAGTGGGGCGAGGCGGTCAAGGCGATCGTTGTGCCTGCGGCCGACACGAAGCCGAGCGAGGCCGAGCTGATCGCCTACGCCCGACACCGGCTCGCGGGGTTCAAGTTGCCCAAATCTGTTGGCTTCGCTTCAGCACTGCCCCGCACTCCCAGCGGAAAGCTGCTCAAGCGCACGCTGCGCGAACCCTATTGGGAGGGTGTCGGGCGGCGGATCGGCTGA
- a CDS encoding pyridoxamine 5'-phosphate oxidase family protein, giving the protein MRREVNTVDELRAIVGQPDKYVANKVKDRLSPIHRDWLAHSPLGFVATTDAQGRVDVSPKGDPPGFVHVIDDTTIAIPERPGNKRADGYLNILQQPYVGTVFLIPGRGDTLRINGSARILADADYFDALVVKGKRPILALEIDVEEVFFHCAKAFLRSDAWDPSTWNPTAVPSAAQLAKAIRYDWSLEELEARYSEDNVRKVLY; this is encoded by the coding sequence ATGCGTCGCGAAGTGAACACCGTCGATGAGCTGCGTGCGATCGTCGGGCAGCCCGACAAGTACGTCGCCAACAAGGTGAAGGACCGGCTGTCGCCGATTCATCGTGACTGGCTGGCGCATTCGCCGCTGGGTTTCGTCGCGACCACCGATGCGCAGGGCCGCGTCGACGTGTCGCCCAAGGGCGACCCGCCGGGATTCGTCCATGTCATCGACGACACGACGATCGCGATTCCCGAGCGGCCGGGCAACAAGCGGGCAGACGGCTACCTCAACATCCTGCAGCAGCCGTATGTCGGCACGGTGTTCCTGATTCCCGGTCGCGGGGATACGTTGCGGATCAACGGTTCTGCGCGCATCCTGGCCGATGCCGACTACTTCGACGCACTGGTTGTCAAGGGCAAGCGACCGATCCTCGCGCTCGAGATCGACGTCGAGGAGGTGTTTTTCCACTGCGCCAAGGCATTTCTGCGTTCGGACGCCTGGGATCCGTCGACGTGGAATCCGACCGCGGTTCCCAGCGCCGCGCAGCTGGCCAAGGCCATCCGCTACGACTGGAGCTTGGAAGAACTGGAAGCGCGCTACAGCGAAGACAACGTCCGCAAGGTGTTGTACTGA
- a CDS encoding pyridoxamine 5'-phosphate oxidase family protein → MTINGKLDTRFSVATEPVDWQQVSEALAGAELYWLTTVRHDGRPHTTPLVGAWVDDGFVFCTGPEEQKARNLAHGTAVTVTTGVNTWNDGLDVVVEGNAERLTGLDTLTPLADRIREKYDGEWDFTPNDNGFGHGPHIAYVFRVAPLKVLAFAKSPHGQTRFTL, encoded by the coding sequence ATGACGATCAACGGCAAGCTCGACACTCGGTTCAGTGTGGCCACGGAGCCGGTTGACTGGCAGCAGGTCAGCGAGGCCCTGGCCGGCGCCGAGTTGTACTGGCTGACTACTGTCCGTCACGACGGCCGCCCGCACACCACACCGTTGGTGGGCGCGTGGGTCGACGACGGGTTCGTGTTCTGTACGGGTCCCGAGGAACAGAAGGCACGCAATCTGGCGCACGGCACCGCCGTCACGGTCACCACCGGGGTCAACACGTGGAACGACGGGCTAGACGTCGTCGTTGAGGGCAACGCCGAACGGTTGACCGGGCTCGACACGTTGACGCCCCTGGCTGACAGAATTCGCGAAAAGTACGACGGTGAATGGGATTTCACGCCAAACGACAACGGCTTCGGCCACGGCCCCCACATCGCCTACGTGTTCCGGGTGGCTCCGCTGAAGGTACTCGCGTTCGCGAAGTCGCCGCACGGCCAAACCCGCTTCACGCTGTAA
- a CDS encoding HAD family hydrolase — translation MGRMTVRAVLFDYSGTLFRLEEDESWFEGITVDEREVDGHVQAELMRRLTAPVGQHVEMTPDAYHAWVNRDLAPHLHREAYLHVLRESGLADHHAEALYDRVIDASSWTPYPDTADVLTGLHKQGIKTAVVSNIAFDVRPAFVDLGVADYVDEFVLSYEVGAVKPDAAIFETALSRVGVDAANAVMVGDSDEADGGARAIGCGFSLVDPLPTVERPTGLRTALADHGVTI, via the coding sequence ATGGGACGGATGACTGTCCGCGCCGTCCTGTTCGACTACTCCGGCACGCTGTTTCGGCTCGAAGAGGACGAGAGCTGGTTCGAGGGCATCACCGTGGACGAGCGCGAGGTCGACGGGCACGTGCAGGCCGAGTTGATGCGAAGGCTCACCGCGCCCGTCGGCCAGCACGTCGAGATGACCCCTGACGCCTACCACGCCTGGGTCAACCGCGACCTTGCGCCACATCTGCACCGCGAGGCGTACCTGCATGTGCTGCGCGAATCCGGGCTTGCCGACCATCACGCCGAAGCCCTCTACGACAGGGTGATCGATGCGTCCTCGTGGACGCCCTACCCCGACACCGCGGACGTGCTCACCGGCCTGCATAAACAGGGCATCAAGACCGCCGTGGTGTCGAACATCGCGTTCGACGTTCGGCCGGCGTTTGTGGACCTGGGCGTGGCCGACTACGTCGACGAGTTCGTGCTGTCCTATGAGGTCGGCGCCGTCAAACCCGATGCCGCGATCTTCGAAACCGCACTGTCGCGGGTTGGTGTCGACGCGGCCAATGCCGTGATGGTCGGCGACAGTGACGAGGCCGACGGCGGGGCCCGCGCGATCGGCTGCGGATTCAGCCTCGTCGACCCGCTGCCGACTGTCGAACGGCCCACAGGCTTGCGTACGGCACTGGCCGACCACGGCGTGACGATATGA
- a CDS encoding TetR/AcrR family transcriptional regulator, which translates to MPRPRTFDESDVVAAARDEFWLRGYTATSIDDLTSVTGLGKGSLYGAFGDKHGLYLRALDDYIGTTLDRIRAQLHDTRYSAYDRLVRHIRGQLKAIAADTSRRGCMMAKSAAELSATDAAVEQAVERAYAAWTTELADCIQEAQRDGTIDAKQNPQALATTLLAFMRGQEALHKGGVKPAQLKASAEQMIALLPK; encoded by the coding sequence ATGCCTCGCCCTCGTACGTTCGATGAAAGCGATGTCGTCGCCGCTGCGCGCGACGAATTCTGGCTGCGTGGGTACACCGCCACGTCGATCGACGACCTGACGTCCGTCACCGGTTTGGGCAAGGGCAGCCTGTACGGCGCGTTCGGCGACAAGCACGGTCTGTATCTGCGCGCGCTCGACGACTACATCGGGACAACGCTGGATCGGATCCGCGCCCAACTCCACGACACCCGCTACAGCGCCTATGACCGGCTGGTGCGACACATTCGTGGCCAGCTGAAGGCCATCGCGGCCGATACGTCACGTCGCGGCTGCATGATGGCCAAGAGCGCCGCCGAACTGAGCGCCACCGACGCCGCCGTTGAACAGGCGGTCGAGCGTGCCTACGCGGCGTGGACGACCGAACTCGCTGACTGCATCCAAGAGGCGCAGCGCGACGGAACGATCGACGCGAAGCAGAATCCGCAAGCGCTGGCCACAACTCTGCTGGCCTTCATGCGAGGACAGGAAGCGCTACACAAAGGCGGCGTGAAGCCCGCACAGCTCAAGGCGTCGGCCGAGCAGATGATCGCGCTGCTCCCGAAATGA
- a CDS encoding DUF3349 domain-containing protein: protein MTKFLAKIVAWITAGYPEGVPGADRVPLFALLQRRLGDDEVKAVTKELMDRGEFDNVDIGVLITEMTDELPTPDDIERVRERLAAKGWPLDDPREPEETE, encoded by the coding sequence GTGACCAAGTTCCTGGCAAAGATCGTCGCGTGGATCACCGCCGGCTATCCGGAAGGTGTCCCAGGCGCCGATCGTGTGCCGCTCTTCGCGCTGCTGCAACGGCGGCTTGGCGATGACGAGGTCAAGGCGGTCACCAAAGAGCTGATGGATCGCGGTGAGTTCGACAACGTCGACATCGGAGTGCTGATCACCGAGATGACCGACGAGCTGCCGACCCCCGACGACATCGAACGGGTGCGGGAGCGCTTGGCCGCCAAGGGATGGCCGCTGGACGATCCTCGTGAGCCCGAGGAGACCGAATAG
- a CDS encoding SDR family oxidoreductase, with product MSKSPLRRLSESLLLTSMRPALTEQALRRRRDPVDLAGKRVLLTGASSGIGEAAAEKFARRGARVVVVARRQELLDALVERITQAGGDATAHAADLSDLDAVDELAAKVEQDLGGVDILINNAGRSIRRPLAESLDRWHDVERTMKLNYYSPLRLIRATAPGMIERGDGHIINVSTWGVLSESSPLFSVYNASKAALSAVSRVIETEWASKGVHSTLLYYPLVKTPMIEPTRAYDGLPGLTAAEAADWMITAARTRPVRIAPRMAVTAHAVNSFAPNAVDAIMKRQRVQPKD from the coding sequence GTGAGCAAGAGCCCGCTGCGCAGGCTGTCCGAGAGTCTGCTGCTGACCAGCATGCGGCCAGCCCTGACCGAACAGGCGCTGCGCCGCCGCCGCGACCCCGTTGACCTGGCGGGCAAGCGCGTCCTGCTGACCGGGGCGTCGTCGGGCATCGGCGAGGCCGCCGCCGAGAAGTTCGCCCGCCGCGGCGCCCGGGTTGTGGTCGTCGCGCGCAGGCAGGAACTGCTCGACGCCCTCGTGGAACGCATCACCCAGGCAGGCGGCGACGCCACAGCACATGCGGCGGATCTGTCCGACCTCGACGCCGTCGACGAACTCGCCGCCAAGGTCGAGCAGGACCTCGGCGGCGTGGACATCCTGATCAACAATGCAGGCCGGTCGATCCGCAGACCGCTCGCAGAGTCGCTGGACCGCTGGCACGACGTCGAGCGGACGATGAAGCTGAACTACTACTCTCCACTGCGGCTGATCCGCGCCACCGCGCCCGGCATGATCGAGCGCGGCGACGGGCACATCATCAACGTCTCGACGTGGGGTGTGCTGAGCGAGTCATCGCCGTTGTTCTCCGTGTACAACGCATCAAAGGCGGCGCTATCGGCGGTCAGTCGAGTCATCGAAACCGAGTGGGCGAGCAAGGGCGTGCATTCGACGCTGCTGTACTACCCGCTGGTGAAGACGCCGATGATCGAACCGACTCGCGCCTACGACGGTCTGCCAGGGCTGACCGCAGCCGAAGCCGCCGACTGGATGATCACCGCCGCGCGCACCCGCCCGGTGCGCATTGCGCCGCGGATGGCCGTCACCGCACACGCGGTGAACAGCTTCGCGCCCAACGCGGTTGACGCGATCATGAAGCGGCAACGGGTCCAGCCCAAAGACTGA
- a CDS encoding DUF3349 domain-containing protein has protein sequence MTENRTVLDNVLGWLHEGYPEGVPQKDYFPLLALLKRSLTEEEVIKAAQSVLKASDSDTVTEDEIRNAVQAVIEKEPNPEEIHQVAARLASVGWPLGAPAS, from the coding sequence ATGACCGAGAACCGTACTGTCCTGGACAACGTGCTCGGGTGGCTGCACGAGGGCTACCCCGAAGGTGTTCCACAGAAGGATTACTTTCCGCTGCTGGCGCTGCTGAAGCGATCGCTGACGGAGGAGGAGGTCATCAAGGCCGCGCAATCCGTCCTCAAGGCAAGCGATTCCGACACCGTTACCGAAGACGAGATCCGTAACGCCGTGCAGGCGGTGATCGAAAAAGAACCCAACCCGGAGGAGATCCATCAGGTCGCTGCGCGGCTGGCCTCCGTCGGGTGGCCGCTGGGAGCACCTGCCAGCTGA
- the menE gene encoding o-succinylbenzoate--CoA ligase: MLPALEDALAGRGALLPVPADDERQTSLLTTSLRAGESIEDDVAVVVSTSGTTGVPKGAMLPASALMASADATHRRLGGSGAWLLALPAYHVAGLQVLVRSIVAGTKPVAISAGFDATELVSAVGSLGRGRRYASLVAAQLDKALRDAEATGALASLDAVLIGGGPMPQGLAERASAAGVSVVRTYGMSETAGGCVYDGVPLDGVQVRIEDGRVILGGATLAKGYRNPVQPDPFAEPGWFRTDDIGTVDDSGVLRVLGRVDDAISTGGLTVLPQLVEAALATHPAVAESAVFGVADERLGQRVAAAVVVAPGHAVPALDELRAHVASTLPSTAAPREIHIVDELPRRGIGKLDRRELAARFG; the protein is encoded by the coding sequence CTGTTGCCGGCGTTGGAGGACGCGCTGGCCGGCCGCGGCGCGCTGCTTCCCGTCCCGGCCGATGACGAACGTCAAACCTCTTTGCTGACAACGTCATTGCGTGCCGGGGAGTCGATCGAGGATGACGTCGCTGTGGTGGTCTCGACGTCGGGCACGACGGGTGTGCCCAAGGGCGCGATGTTGCCCGCATCGGCTTTGATGGCCAGTGCCGACGCCACCCACCGTCGACTGGGCGGTTCAGGGGCCTGGCTGCTGGCGCTGCCCGCGTATCACGTCGCGGGATTGCAGGTGCTGGTGCGCAGCATCGTCGCGGGAACCAAACCAGTTGCAATCTCCGCCGGATTCGACGCGACCGAATTGGTATCCGCCGTCGGATCGTTGGGCCGCGGGCGCCGGTATGCGTCACTGGTGGCCGCGCAACTGGACAAGGCGCTGCGCGACGCCGAGGCAACGGGCGCGCTGGCATCGTTGGATGCGGTACTGATCGGCGGCGGGCCGATGCCGCAGGGATTGGCCGAAAGAGCTTCAGCCGCAGGTGTTTCGGTGGTGCGAACATACGGGATGAGCGAGACGGCCGGCGGCTGTGTGTATGACGGCGTCCCCCTCGACGGAGTGCAGGTGCGCATCGAGGATGGCAGGGTCATCCTCGGCGGCGCGACGCTGGCGAAGGGCTACCGCAACCCCGTGCAGCCCGACCCGTTCGCCGAACCGGGCTGGTTCCGCACCGATGACATTGGCACCGTTGACGATTCGGGTGTGTTGCGGGTGCTTGGCCGGGTCGATGATGCGATCAGCACCGGCGGGTTGACAGTGCTGCCGCAGTTGGTGGAGGCGGCGTTGGCGACGCACCCAGCGGTCGCGGAATCGGCGGTGTTCGGCGTCGCGGACGAGCGGCTGGGCCAGAGAGTGGCCGCCGCGGTGGTCGTCGCACCCGGCCATGCGGTACCGGCTTTGGACGAGCTACGCGCGCACGTCGCGTCGACACTGCCGTCGACGGCAGCGCCGCGCGAGATCCACATCGTCGACGAACTTCCCCGCCGCGGCATTGGCAAGCTCGACCGCCGCGAGCTCGCCGCCCGATTCGGTTAG